The DNA region TATAATGTCTGAACTGCTACTAGAAGAGGCTGGCTAAAGCCCAGGAACTGGGGAGAGGTGTAAAGAAGGGATTCTGCCAACAAGCACATGGCCAATTCAGATGAAAAGATTCTCTTTAGTGTGTTTTCCCTCAGCTGAGCCAGAAGTAAGTGACAAAGAAACAAGATGACAACGTAGTATTAACCTAGTTGAGGTCTGATTTTTTGAAGCAGCACAGTAACCATGTAGAAATGCCCAGACTTTCCACCCTCTCGGGAGCAAGACCTGAATAATAGTTGcagctatttcattttttaaaataattaaatttaacagTCTTATTTGAATACATTCATATACAATAACAGATGGGATTTACCAAGCTTTTTCCTGATCAAAAATAGATCAGGAAAAACTTTGATAGTGGCTTACTCTGTTTAGTCAGGAAATTCAACATCTTCACTATTTAAGGGAACTGGACACACAGtgtccacacacacacagtatagtATTAACATCAGTGTAATTTTTCATATATTgctttcagtggtgggttacagctggtacgccctggtatgggcataccggtgcctgctgggagcaccaggtaccgttctggtacagtgctccggaggcccCACCCGCCTGTCCTCACTCCTGATATTTGACGTTTTCGGGGCTTCCGTGCACGGAtcgtacggcgcctgcgcaagcacagaacaatcttcattgcaaaaatttaaattttttcctttttctaacattgtgcacatgcgcagacctttttaggtacaaatgtgcatgcatgcagaaaGCGTGTTTGGCGTGTGCATGAGCGAAGCACGTGAGCAAAATTTTTGTgtgccaaactggcagtaatgccagcaggaacccacccctagttcagttccaagtggagagaaagacactggaaacatggaggctgattggaaagatagtttactggtgaagcagaaccaccaagcacatgtgattctgggtagctgaccccatggagtggagagtgagaggtatttataccctctcttggactTTGAACTTGACCTTCTTGTTCCTGTGCCAAGCGCATGAATTCTCTTGGTTGCTGTCAGATCCCAATGGGGCCAtgtggggtcatgtttgtctTGAAGTCAGgtttggttgaaccttgggcTGATGTAATGTTGAGGGCTtggttgtgccatgtggtgagctttGCTGATAGAGAATCtgattatgtcctggagggtcacaTCTTAatgccatcaccctggagctggaggccttttgtcttgtagataggctgacccagtctttctcaatgggcaccaaatatctgctgaggGCAGGGAGctgttttgtctttaaaacatgtttctccttttctcattcagggaaatataatattctgactttttaatatttcctagactgtttcattcttctaagagagcggtgggtgctaactttctacatttATATTGTAGTTGTTCcaagaaaaatgggaaaacttgctgCCAAACGTTATGTGATTTTCCACTGAGTTTTGGGGTGTAATTGCATTAAGTTTCTAAAAGAGGTATGATATATATTAtggttttgattttaaaaatatattccttCAATTCTGATCTCATACTCTGCCATTATCTACTAGCCAGTGGCtgcccccaaaagaaaaaaaaagaaaaaaaatcagaacagaaATTTGAAAATCCAAGTATATAATGAATGTCAACGGAATTGCTTCCCTTCATGCCCTATGTTCTTTTCTGAATCAGTATAAcaataaatttattttccatGTAAACGCAAATAAAAGTTTACCCTTTAATGTGATAGTCTTTTGCAGATGATGATATCCTGAACTGTAGCCTCCTCAGAGTTCCTTCCTTTTTGAGAAGGCCAAATTCTGCTGAGTAAGGAAGAAAGCTGAGCATGTTTCCCTCACTCTGCAAGCTATAAAAACTGTCATCAACCTGGCCTTTGCAAAGCTGCAGTATGAAGATAAGGTTGCAAGCTCCAGAGAGCAACATTATTCCAAAATCCTTCAAGGGCACTCTGTCTGTATAGAATGTGATTTATATAGAATCACATTTGACAATGCACCATTCTGAGGTATCACTCATTTGTTAATTTGACACGAACATACCTACGCATctgagaaataaatatattagttAGCCTCCAGTTACCCTTTGAAATCAGTTACTGTAGAAATCCATTTATGACACAAGGCAAACTGATCAGTATACATAAGGATTCTGCATTCAATCCACTTTATAAAATGAAAAGACAATATTCACACTTATGGATTATCCTTCAGGCTAAGTCTTTTATCACATTTCTTtaacacacatgcacaaacataaTTTTCATGATCTAAAGAGgaaattttgttgttttttcacttgcagaaaaatggaataaaatgaatTGACATTCAAACCTTGATTGATCTGTCTTAGAAAACACAATTGGGAACCATATACATATAAATTAACATACTTAAGTGCTTGAACAATAGACATTTTAAGATTATGATGTTTCAGTATTTGTTCAATGTCATTTTACACAATTCTCAACAATTTAAAACTTTAACCAAGTGTTGTAGTTTTTGAGGAAACTGATACATTTCTATACCTGCAACATACTGTACAAGTATAAACAACTTTTACAAATTATTGCTATCTGGTCAAAGCACGCAATTGTGTGTAcattgttagaagaaatgtccttctgggttctgttccaagtggggaaaaagacactggaaacatggagactgcttggaaatggtggacaggaccacatggtttgaggtcctgggggaaaaggtgatcacatgcttcaagaggttgggtgaagaagaggagagagagagaaagggggcttgctgagagttcctgagttttttaaTACATTCTGTTTGGCCCACCACTGTCtcctattcctgtgtaagaaatgtattctgattggttttcaGACGCTCAGGGGCGGTGGCGGGGAAGGGggtgtcttagctaactttgaaGGTTGTGtgccttttgagtcccaagcttggttgagttcccagatgtcGTGTGGTGAgattctgtagaaggctaatcctacctttgttgtgtAGAGTAGCACTGGCTTTAAGGACTCATTGTCAAAgtggggggcaggaagctgcagggagctactttgtctttaaaaacatgtttctcccttttcacatctagggaaatataatattctgccccttcaacatttcccaggatatttcattcctCCAGGAAAGGGGTGAATGTCAACTTCCTACAGTTTGTATATATTATTGGAAAGTGTCATGTATCAGATATTAACATGCTGGTTGGAGAAGCTTTAATAGTAATTTCATCCTTCTTGCAGACTGAAAAATGGAAGacacttttttttacaaaacgtCCACAGTACAAGTAGCCCTTGacacattgctaagtgagacatttgttaagtgaattttgccccattttacgacttttcttgccatgaccatgaggatgctgcaacagccattaaataggaaaaaatgatcataagtgatGTTTACTGAACAAACTGTTTTAAGTGGAGGACTGCCTGCATAAATTTCTTTCCAAGGAACCCTAGTGGTTGAATCTGTTGAGATCCTACAATACAGACGTTGGAGGCAGCAAATTGTACAGCCCGTTCAGAAGAATATGGAGATAGAAAGCAAACGTTATCAACCCAGAATTCAACTATTTTTCAAGATTTGTTTTGGCTTATTGATTTGATGGGCTGTTTTATTATTCACGCTCTTGGTTTCAGTATCCTTGGTACGACTGGTCTTCTTTTGGTTACCACGATCCAATTCCACCAACCCTGGGCGAACTGGACAAAAACGTTTGAGTCTTTTTTATAACTTCCTTGCAGAGATCGCCTCCGCTTTTTCTGCCAGCTTTCCCCCACAAATGCTTTGCGCCTGCGCGGCAGCCAGCACATGATTCCCCGGCGCCTCTGAAAAGTTGGTCTCCCAATTCTGCTGACTCACGCTCTCCTTAACGCCCTTCTTTATCGCAGCCAGGCGACGCTCGCgggcaggagggggcggggtCAGGCGCGTCTATGTAACGCGGTCTTCGACCGCCGCCTGGCGTTTCGTGGACGGTTTGAAAGCGGGGGAGGGGGCGGGCCAGCCATGTGTTCCCCGCTGCTCATCCCTGGCAGGTCCTTTACCTTTCGGGTCTCGTTCGTCGAAGTCCACCCTAAGGTGCCGCTGGTGAGGCTATGGGGGCTGCCCGGCGAACGCAGAGAGGAATACTTGCGGCTGATGAAGGACCTCCAGACCAAAGTAGGGCCCCGCTTGGCGAACTCTCCTGGGGACCGCGGGGGTCGAGGAGACGGCGACAACGACGGCGAAGCCTTGGCTCTGGGTGACCTGTGCCTGGTGGAGCTGGGAGGGCGGTGGCACCGCTGCCGTATCGTCGGCTGCCGGTCCAAGCCGGCGCAAAACTACCGCGTCTTTCTGCTGGACGAGGGCCGCACGCTGAGCGCCAGCTCCTACTATTTGGCGCGGGGCCGCAGTGAGCTCTTCCACTTACCTTCCGAAGTAATGGGATGCATCATTGCTGACTTGCTCCCACCTGGCGATTTCGGGGCATCCTTAAAGACCACTCTTAGGAGCTCAAAGACCCCGCTAGGATCCCAGACACTTAACTTACAATGGGGGGCTGAGGCAATCGATTTTTTGGGTTTTTTACACGGCAAAGAGGTATCGGGCGTCATCCGAAAAGTGCTGATCTCACAGTGCCTTGTGGTACTGGAAGTGCCCTGGTTGCTGACACAGATGCGCCATCTTGGGCTTGCCAGTCTTGCCTCTACTGCTTTTGGCACCCTACTGAGTGCCATTTTAGAAGTTCCAGAGATTGCTTCTGTCCCATTGGAGCCAACTTCCACTTTGTCCAAATCCCCAGTCCTTCCTTCTGCTGCCCAGTCCAAGCAGGGTCATGTCACAGCAGATTTCTTCTATCCTCAACTGGAGTTGAATGTGACTGTGCCTGTGGTGGTGACTCAGATCTCTGATCCGTATAGAATATATTGCCAGCTCCGTAGTCTTTCTAAAGAAATCCAACTACTTTCAGATGCTATGTACCAAGCTTTTGAGGTATCAAAGGGAGAATTTGTAGAAGAGGCTTTACCCACCCCAGGCTCTCCCTGTGCAGCCCACGGTATAGATGGATGCTGGTATCGAACTTTGTTATTAGAAACATACCCAGCAGATGATCAAGAGGATCAACCGGAGGCAGTGGCTCAAGTGATTTGTGTGGATTATGGCAGGAAAGAGTTTGTAACAAAGAGACATCTGCGCAACTTACCTGTTGAATATTTCCGCATGCCAGTAGTAACCTACCCTTGCTCGTTGCAAGGTATTACCGATGGAGGTTGTGGCTGGACCCATTCACAAATTAATCAACTTAAAACATTGCTTTTGGGCAAGGTAGTGCAAGCTCACATCGAAGCTTACTGTCCTTTTGAGCATATCTATTATATTACTCTATATGGGGAAGATGGTCTCAACCTTAATTGCCTGTATGGGGTGCAGGCACATTGCCTGGCTCAAAATCTCCTGCACAGTAATCAAGAATGCATCTCTGGTTTAATTGTTGAATCAGAAAGCTTGGGTGTCTCAGTCCAAAAGGAATCTGCTTCTTTGTCAGAGATATTGCCTACTATTGCTGCTACCCCATTTTTTGATGTGCGTCTGAAGGCAGGCGAGTACCATAATGTTCAGGTGTCATTTCTTAAGGACCCTTCAGAATTCTGGGTGCAGTTGCAGGAACTTAAACATCCACTTTGTCACCTACAGCGGAACTTAAGAGACTTTTATTCTCGGAGTAAGAAACTAGAATGTATTCTACTTGAGCCCAAGGTAGGATCCCTCTGCTGTGTCATGTTGAAGGAAAACTCTTATCATCGTGCCCTTGTTACTAAAGTTCAAGGGAAAGGAATTGTGGTGTATTTGGTGGATTGGGGAAACACTGAAGTAGTTGACTTGTATAAGGTGAAGAAATTGCTTCCCCAATTCAGAGAACTTCCTGCTGTGGCAGTCCGGTGTGCACTGGATAAAACTTTCCCAGGTCAGCCATGGAACGCAGAAGCTGCTGATTATTTTAGGAAATCTGTGCTAAACAAGGAATTGATGATCAAAGTTCTAGGTATGCAAGGAGATGTTTATATAGTTGAACTTTTTGATAATTCTCTAGTGGGAGAAAAAAATTTGGCTAAAATCATGTCCCAGAAAAAGTACACAAAGCACCATGAAGTACTAGACACTCTCCAGGCAATATCAGATAGGCTATTGGCAGGGGACCCTGACAGTAAACCAATGAGGTTAAGAcctgtaaaaaaaatatcagtgaCAGATGAAGTAAAACATCCACAACAACATGATTCTTCAGCCTTTTCTGCAGCTGAAATGTTGAGAAATGAACACCACTCCAGTGAGGGAACTTTTTATTCTTCATCAGCTCTCAGTGGCAGTGATAATTCATCATGTGAGATACAGAACTATTCTGAAATAAAGGCAGGTGAAGAACAGCTTGAATTTGGAAGTACAGTTGATGTGATTGTAACACACATAGAAAATCCTAGTCATTTTTGGTGTCGATTATTTAAGAATTCCCATGAACTGAATATGCTTATGTCTAAAATTCAGGATTATTGTATACAATCAGCAGAGCTTCATGAATGGCCAAATTCGGTATGTTTGGCTAAGTCTTCTGAGGATAAAAAATGGTACAGAGCTGTTATCATTAATAAGATTCATTACCCAGAAGAGGTTGAAGTCGCTTATGTTGATTATGGAAATAAAAAGCATGTTTCACTGAAAAATATCCGTGCAACTACAGCAGACTTTCTGAAGCTAAAAGCTCAAGCTTTTAGATGTAGCCTTTACAATTTAATTCAGCCAAAACATACAAATCCTTTTGTTTGGGATAAAAAAGCCATCGAAACATTCCATGAATTTGTGAATTCAGGATCTAAAGTGTCActgaaatgtattatatttgcTTTAGCAGCATTAAATGGTACAGAACTTTTTAATATTGTTGACCTTATTACTCCTTTCGAAAGTGCTTGCCATTTTTTAATAAGAAAGAGTCTAGCCACATTTGTACACAGAGAGAAACCCTTGGCATCATCTGTTCAACTTCTATCATACTATTACTCAACCCACAATATCAAAAGAGGAAATGAAGAGATTATTTATGTCACACATATTAATagcccatgttttttttttctgccagctTGCTAGGAATGCAAGTGCTCTTCAAAATTTAACTAGTAACATTAGTAAAGTAAGCAAAACGAACAATTTGCAAACTTCACCCAACTCTAGAAATTTGTATCTTGCAAAGTATACTGATGACTGCTGGTATAGGGCTATAGTAACTTCAAAAAATGATAGCAAAGAAGTTTTCTTTGTAGATTTTGGGAATACACAATTATTAAAAAATGAAGATCTGGTTGTAGTACCAAATGATGCTTACGAGTTAATGCTTTTGCCTATGCAAGCTATAAAATGTTCTCTCTCTGATATTGTTGATCCACCAAAAGATGCTATTGAGTGGTTTGAAAAGGCAGTGTTGGATAAGCCCTTAAAAGCTTTGATTGTAGCAAAAGATCCTGATGGAACATTGATAATTGAATTGTATGATGGTAAAATGCAGATCAATGCAAAATTGAAACAAAGCTTAGGTTTGCAGACTAGCAAAGAGATTGCTGAAAACACAGAAAACAGTACTCTATCTTCCCAATACTCAGTTAGTATAGAAGAAAACAGTGAAAGAGGACTAGCTTCGGTAGACTTTGTCAAACCTGTTCTTGACGGCAATACTAAATCTAGTGctgtttttggagaaacatgCCAATTGCAGCAGAAAACTGAAAAAGAGGTAGCAAgaaaattcccagaattcacagACAGCTCTAGCACAAGTAATGATGTGGAAGATTGGAAGGACATGAAATGTGCAACCCTTCATAAGAAAGAGGAGAGATGTGATATTAGAAATATATCCAAATCTGTAACATATTCTTCTCCTAAAAATATATATGAACTACCTCAAAAAAGCATAAAACCTGGTTTTAAATCTTTAGTGTATGTTTCTCACATAAATAAGCTTTCtgatttttatgtacaattagtAGAAGATGAGCCTATCCTTGATAGCATATCGGAGAAAATAAACAGCTCTAAAACCATTTCAAGCTTAGTGGGGCAACAGCTTAATGTAGGAGATTTAATATGTGCAATTTATTCAGAAGATGGCTTATGGTATCGAGCTGTAATTATTAAAGAGTCTACTAGTGAATTGGTAGAGGTACGGTATATTGATTATGGCAATACTGCAGTAGTTAGCATTCATAAAACATGCAAACTTATTGAAGACTGTTTGTCTTTCCCTGTAATGAGCATCCATTGTATGCTGGATAGTATTAAGACGTCAGAGATTCCAGAATGGACACAAAAAGCAGTGGTGTATTTCTCCCAAAAGACAAGCGATGTTCAGATGAACTGTCAATTTGTTGAGAAAGTAAAAGGCAAATGGGAAATAACACTCAGTGATGAAAAAGATGATATAATGGTTGATATGATTAATAGTTGCCTTGAATATAAAAAATATGACCTAATAGAGACATCTGAGAAAGGATCTTATAAGATTGACAAAGTAAGTTTATGTGAAGATATTCTTTCTGATGAGCACAGCATACTTTCAGCTAGCAAATCGTTTTTCTGGAAGACACCTAAGATAGGTGAAACTATAAAAGCCTTTTCATTAGTTCCAAAGAATCCAGGATATTTTTGGTGTCAGTTCACTGAAAATGATATTAGTTCAATTGAAATAAAACTTCAGGAAGCTGAAGAAAATGCAAAAATCCACATTGATGATCTTGAAAATGGCAGTCCTTGTCTAGCAAAGTCTAGTGATAATTTATTTCACCGAGCAGTTGTTAGCCATATAGAGGAAAATTCCTTGACAGTAATTAACATTGATTATGGAACTGAGAAACATGTCAGCATAGAAGTGATCAGGCAAATTCCTGATGAATTGTTAATCATTCCACCACAAGCATTTTTGTgttgtctctttggctttgattcTGAAAAAGGTTCATGGGATGAAGGAATACATGAAATTTTCTGTGGTATGATAGCTGATCTTCCATTAGAGATTACAATTATGGACAAACTGAACTATGATTCTTTTGAAATTCCTTTGTTTGTAGTTAAATTGGAGTATCAAAATATAAGCATCAATGAGCAAATGAAACACTTTTGGAAACATCATGCTGAAAGTGGTGATTCCACTATTGCAAATAATTGCAACCTTGAAGAACGGATTAGAAATCCAGAAGAAGAGAATTCAAAATCAGTGCTATTTGAAACTGAAACTTCTGTTTGTACAACGACCCCCAAAAATAGTAGTTTGGAAGATGTATTATGTTGTCCAAATATATTACAATCAGACAAGTGTTTTGGTGTCGGAGACAGGATTTTATCAGAAACATCTGTACAGCcattaaaaaatcaaatcaagcACCACTTTATCTCCCATGAAATATTTCATACAGGGAACCAGCGGCCCACATTTGATGCATTTAATAATGAAACAAACTATTCTGTATCtggaaacagaaaaaatataacGGACTCTACAGGTCTTTCTGAAATACAGCTTTCTACTTGTAAAATTGAATATGATACACTTGAATCTCAGGAAGAAGCAGAGGACAAAGAAATATTAATGCTAGACTCTTCTGAAATTCAGTTGCCTTTGGATGATACAAAGAGCTTGTCAGACTTTGCGCCCTTACAAGTGCTTCCCCAATTAAATAATGCAAACAACATGCCAGAAAAAGAGAAGTTAAAAATGCCCTTGCTACAGCCAAAGACAATAGAAATAAAAACTTATGATGAAACACAAAAGAAGTCAGAATTGCATGTACTTGAACATGTGGAAGGACAGTCAGCACACGAAGTAAAAGAGAATACTTCACTAATGaacgaaaatgaaaatgtaatagaaGTGATGGCATCTGAAGCGTTTCCTTTACTGACTGAGAAAGGCAGCAATAATATGTTATATTTGCAACATCCTGCTTTGTCTGTTTCTGCAGATAATAAAATGCAGTCATCATTTTCAGAAATTAAAGTTAAGCCACAGGAATTCTGTTCCATTGAAGGTCTTGCTGAAGAGTGTAAACTGGGAAAAAGCGACAAGCCCAATTTTACAGAAGGGCAAACTGTGTTAGGAAAGAATTATGAAGAAATGCATCTGAGCATtcatggaagttttaaagataGTATTTGTGTTGAAAAGGATTATCTAACAAATATACAGCTAAGTGAAGTGGATGAACCCTTGATACATGATACAGGTAAGGCGTTAATGTAGAACTTGAGTGACAAAGTTGATTTAAGATTTTGCAGTCTTGTTCAGTTGGCAAATTCAGATTGGCAAAGTAAGTGGGAAAAATCATTGAGATAAATAACTCTAGGCAAAAAATAATGGCAACTTAATTTTTTGGAGAGGGGTTTAcaattatttttcaaaagatTGAGTACAGACTATATAACTGTCCCAATATTGCTCTCATTTAAGAATGTGTAGTTTCCAGATCCAACTGGAGAACAATGATTCATTAGATCCATTTCATTTGGGAGATACTCCATATGGCTGAATTTATTTCGCCTTTGTGAATGAAATGGTTGGGAGTGTGGCCTTAATAATTCCCCTAGATGTTTCAGTGACTAGTACTGTCAGTCATGGTATCTTTGTGGGCTATTTTCCTGTTTCTCCTATCTGAATGAGGTCCAAAAAGGAGAAAGGCATTGGGTTCCACCATATGTCATAATTTCTAGAAGAGATCCTGTATATTTTCATGATTACGTCTAGAGTGAAAATTAGGCCCACTCCTAAACTAGTAAGACCTGGAAATGTTAAACCAGATAATTGCAGCATAAGTCCATGTTTGAAAAGTGTTGGGACCCAGAtttctaagcaaggcaattgttaaattagttgcATCTGATTTTATAAATCCCCCACCCCGAGTTGTGAAGCAAATCAGTGCAGTTAAGTAAAAGTCACAATTCTTAAAGCATCTGGCTTCCCACATTGgcattgcttgttggaagctagctgggaaCTTGTAAATGGGGATCACATTATGCTGCAgtcttcataaatacatgccagttgccaagtgcccaaatttttatcaagtgactgtgggaatgctacaacagttgtaacttactttttcagtgccattgtaacttggaacagttgctaaatgaatggttgtaaatcaaggattacatgTATTAGTTGAGATTGACAATGTAAACTACAGCTGCCAATCTCATTGCTCCATCTATAGTACATAGAATGaataataatgtaaataaacAATGTTATTTcttgcagaaaaaaaagaaaacttttgcaACTTAATGGGATTTGATATTGGTTCCCAATGCATGGTATGGTCAGGTACTCAGTGGTACAAGGCTGAGATTTTAGGCATATCTCCTGAAGGTACAAAGGTAAGGAGTTCTGAATATATTAAGTGTGCTGGTTTCATGTTACTTTGATTGTGCTTCTATTATATAAATTAATGTCTTCTAATTTTCTGtagatattaatatttaaatcttATGTTATTTATAAATGAAGGTTTTGAATTTTTCCAATGGAAATGAAGAGATAGTCAATCCTATACATGTTTGGAATGGGATTCCTGAATTGGATTCAGACCTTACTCAGGTATATTTTCCAAAATAGTAAAAAAGCAATTTTGATCCTGTGTTTAGTGTGCAACTTATACTCCAATTTTATTGGCTGAGAGATAATGCAAGTAACACTTAGTCCACTTGTTGGCCTTTATTTAAGAATTGTGATATGTGTGTGACTAAGTCAGGGAAATTCTTAGACATAtttcagttcaaccctgaaccaTAAATATTCTTTTTTGTTGTTACATATGTGTATGTTTAATACAGATAACGATAAATAATGATAGAGGGGGGATCCCTCCTATTAGCCATAAgaactattttaaaaacttttcacgCAACCAAGTGTTTTAAGAATAAGCCTAGTTAGCAAAACAAAAAAGTGAAACAGCTCCTATAAAGAACTATAAAGAAATACCAAACAAAGATGACTTTTTAATAATACCGATGTTATCTTAATTTATGTAAGAACACTTGCTTATGCTTGCTGCTGTTTCATTAATTCATCACCCTTATATTTTTTACGTAGTAAGATCTAACAGAGATTCTCATATTGGTAGCCAagttgcatattttttaaaacaaatcttcCTTAATAAAGCATATTGTGATTCTAACAGGACTTCTGgtaggttctgataggttctttCTTCCCCAAAAGTGGCTTCATCAAGGCTTTTATGGTTATGCTTTAAGCAGCCCATACACGTATAAGT from Thamnophis elegans isolate rThaEle1 chromosome 3, rThaEle1.pri, whole genome shotgun sequence includes:
- the TDRD6 gene encoding LOW QUALITY PROTEIN: tudor domain-containing protein 6 (The sequence of the model RefSeq protein was modified relative to this genomic sequence to represent the inferred CDS: deleted 1 base in 1 codon); its protein translation is MCSPLLIPGRSFTFRVSFVEVHPKVPLVRLWGLPGERREEYLRLMKDLQTKVGPRLANSPGDRGGRGDGDNDGEALALGDLCLVELGGRWHRCRIVGCRSKPAQNYRVFLLDEGRTLSASSYYLARGRSELFHLPSEVMGCIIADLLPPGDFGASLKTTLRSSKTPLGSQTLNLQWGAEAIDFLGFLHGKEVSGVIRKVLISQCLVVLEVPWLLTQMRHLGLASLASTAFGTLLSAILEVPEIASVPLEPTSTLSKSPVLPSAAQSKQGHVTADFFYPQLELNVTVPVVVTQISDPYRIYCQLRSLSKEIQLLSDAMYQAFEVSKGEFVEEALPTPGSPCAAHGIDGCWYRTLLLETYPADDQEDQPEAVAQVICVDYGRKEFVTKRHLRNLPVEYFRMPVVTYPCSLQGITDGGCGWTHSQINQLKTLLLGKVVQAHIEAYCPFEHIYYITLYGEDGLNLNCLYGVQAHCLAQNLLHSNQECISGLIVESESLGVSVQKESASLSEILPTIAATPFFDVRLKAGEYHNVQVSFLKDPSEFWVQLQELKHPLCHLQRNLRDFYSRSKKLECILLEPKVGSLCCVMLKENSYHRALVTKVQGKGIVVYLVDWGNTEVVDLYKVKKLLPQFRELPAVAVRCALDKTFPGQPWNAEAADYFRKSVLNKELMIKVLGMQGDVYIVELFDNSLVGEKNLAKIMSQKKYTKHHEVLDTLQAISDRLLAGDPDSKPMRLRPVKKISVTDEVKHPQQHDSSAFSAAEMLRNEHHSSEGTFYSSSALSGSDNSSCEIQNYSEIKAGEEQLEFGSTVDVIVTHIENPSHFWCRLFKNSHELNMLMSKIQDYCIQSAELHEWPNSVCLAKSSEDKKWYRAVIINKIHYPEEVEVAYVDYGNKKHVSLKNIRATTADFLKLKAQAFRCSLYNLIQPKHTNPFVWDKKAIETFHEFVNSGSKVSLKCIIFALAALNGTELFNIVDLITPFESACHFLIRKSLATFVHREKPLASSVQLLSYYYSTHNIKRGNEEIIYVTHINSPCFFFCQLARNASALQNLTSNISKVSKTNNLQTSPNSRNLYLAKYTDDCWYRAIVTSKNDSKEVFFVDFGNTQLLKNEDLVVVPNDAYELMLLPMQAIKCSLSDIVDPPKDAIEWFEKAVLDKPLKALIVAKDPDGTLIIELYDGKMQINAKLKQSLGLQTSKEIAENTENSTLSSQYSVSIEENSERGLASVDFVKPVLDGNTKSSAVFGETCQLQQKTEKEVARKFPEFTDSSSTSNDVEDWKDMKCATLHKKEERCDIRNISKSVTYSSPKNIYELPQKSIKPGFKSLVYVSHINKLSDFYVQLVEDEPILDSISEKINSSKTISSLVGQQLNVGDLICAIYSEDGLWYRAVIIKESTSELVEVRYIDYGNTAVVSIHKTCKLIEDCLSFPVMSIHCMLDSIKTSEIPEWTQKAVVYFSQKTSDVQMNCQFVEKVKGKWEITLSDEKDDIMVDMINSCLEYKKYDLIETSEKGSYKIDKVSLCEDILSDEHSILSASKSFFWKTPKIGETIKAFSLVPKNPGYFWCQFTENDISSIEIKLQEAEENAKIHIDDLENGSPCLAKSSDNLFHRAVVSHIEENSLTVINIDYGTEKHVSIEVIRQIPDELLIIPPQAFLCCLFGFDSEKGSWDEGIHEIFCGMIADLPLEITIMDKLNYDSFEIPLFVVKLEYQNISINEQMKHFWKHHAESGDSTIANNCNLEERIRNPEEENSKSVLFETETSVCTTTPKNSSLEDVLCCPNILQSDKCFGVGDRILSETSVQPLKNQIKHHFISHEIFHTGNQRPTFDAFNNETNYSVSGNRKNITDSTGLSEIQLSTCKIEYDTLESQEEAEDKEILMLDSSEIQLPLDDTKSLSDFAPLQVLPQLNNANNMPEKEKLKMPLLQPKTIEIKTYDETQKKSELHVLEHVEGQSAHEVKENTSLMNENENVIEVMASEAFPLLTEKGSNNMLYLQHPALSVSADNKMQSSFSEIKVKPQEFCSIEGLAEECKLGKSDKPNFTEGQTVLGKNYEEMHLSIHGSFKDSICVEKDYLTNIQLSEVDEPLIHDTEKKENFCNLMGFDIGSQCMVWSGTQWYKAEILGISPEGTKVLNFSNGNEEIVNPIHVWNGIPELDSDLTQIMSKNETDNLQPVPLAMEVEEMSHDSDDSTPTHLSCDSTESTAEQC